The genomic stretch GAGCGGCTCGTGAGCATTCCGTTGCAGGTGATATTGCCGGCTAACGGCGAATTTAAGACTCCTGGTGCTGAGGACTTCCAATTTCCGGGTCTGCTCGGTACCGACTGGCTAAACAAGCCGATGCTTCAGCTGATTATTGCTGCTTTGTTGGTTTGTCTTTTCTGGTATTTCGGATCACGAAAATTAAGGGTTGTGCCCTCAAAAGGTCAACTACTGATGGAGTCTGTCTATAACTTCATTCGTGACGGAGTTGGACGAGACGTTCTCGGACCTGGGTTTAGGCCTTATATCGGGCTATTGGTCGGGATTTTCACCTTCGTTCTGATAAATAACTGGTTCGGTGAATTCTTCCTATTCATGTTCCCGACTTTTTCTAATATTGGCTATGTCTGGGGCATGGTGGCGTTCATTTTCCTGGTGTACGTCGGTTCTGGATTCAAGCAGCATGGCATTGGGTACCTTAAGAAAGCACTAATCCCTGAAGGTGTGCCCTGGGTGCTGTGGATAATCATCGTCCCGATTGAATTTATCTCTAATTTCATTACTCGCCCGCTAACTTTGGCGGTTCGACTTTTTGCGAATATGTTCGCCGGTCACCTAGCCATTATGGTTTTCGTTCTCGGCGGAACTTTCTTGCTCACCTATGCAGACAATGTCGTCTTTAACGCAGCTGGTGTGCTCTCTTTGATTTTCAGTTTCGCGATGTTATGCCTGGAGCTATTCATTGGCTTCCTACAGGCCTATATCTTCACGATTCTGACAGCCCAATACATATCGTCTTCGATCAGTGAAACTCACTAGTTCGTAACCCGAAAGGAACAAGTAAATGACCCCAATGGAGTTGGTAGGCTCGATCAACGTCCTAGGATACGCGCTCGCGACTCTGGGCCCGGCTATCGGCGTTGCCTGGATTTTCGCGTCAGTCATCAACGGA from Vaginimicrobium propionicum encodes the following:
- the atpB gene encoding F0F1 ATP synthase subunit A — its product is MSIPLQVILPANGEFKTPGAEDFQFPGLLGTDWLNKPMLQLIIAALLVCLFWYFGSRKLRVVPSKGQLLMESVYNFIRDGVGRDVLGPGFRPYIGLLVGIFTFVLINNWFGEFFLFMFPTFSNIGYVWGMVAFIFLVYVGSGFKQHGIGYLKKALIPEGVPWVLWIIIVPIEFISNFITRPLTLAVRLFANMFAGHLAIMVFVLGGTFLLTYADNVVFNAAGVLSLIFSFAMLCLELFIGFLQAYIFTILTAQYISSSISETH